The Naumovozyma castellii chromosome 4, complete genome genome contains a region encoding:
- the WHI4 gene encoding Whi4p (ancestral locus Anc_2.52), whose protein sequence is MSLIQDNTSLGNTNFHSTETNQEISNNGFIQNNFNRNIAMAPPGRDVGANNNQNFHVQPETTSPLNLSSMLHNFSINDNDIHSDPATLSSGIHPTNSGGPYLLKVRNIPQDLTLRECYALFALADHLINVELSNAVKEGSPNTEQRHDIFIMARFDSLPHATHYATILSSKSDLFGPNFPFRSSIEMIDETTGKQLPFQNVIQNQQNYRLSGSNSTSIANSTLHSSPVSASTGKGRPSLLQQRSRFSFSDPFSNNVNNQPQQQINGNIPQFGQPQQQPQQQPQQNLPNQSNGSQIEINNSTLPTTSNSFLLMDNGEINDNIWGSNGINSTNNAFSATPQPQTPTVDWNSSMRKPNSSFFIPNSNSLPPMELPQMHPTNVRHLDSTTITMNSSTPIQPYGMMNQMLPPSQPQPQPNMDNPINSQNPLRTFGQIQSSNLPQNQQPQQMVLPPGQQNLFSDSMNGSNRNLSTETQTLNKKPSASSISATSSTAMSQADLSLLAKVPPPANPADQNPPCNTLYVGNLPPDATEQELRQLFSSQEGFRRLSFRNKNTNGHGHGPMCFVEFEDISFATRALAELYGSQLPRPSLSSKGGIRLSFSKNPLGVRGSNNRKGTSNYSYSATYNKN, encoded by the coding sequence ATGTCCCTGATACAAGATAACACTTCGTTAGGAAACACAAATTTCCATTCCACGGAAACTAATcaagaaatatcaaataaCGGCttcattcaaaataattttaatagaAATATTGCTATGGCTCCCCCTGGAAGAGACGTAGGAGCCAATAATAATCAGAATTTCCATGTGCAGCCAGAGACTACTTCACCATTGAACCTTTCTTCTATGCTTCacaatttttcaatcaacGATAATGATATCCATTCGGATCCTGCAACGTTATCAAGTGGTATACATCCAACAAACAGTGGTGGACCATACCTATTAAAGGTGAGGAACATTCCACAAGATCTTACTTTGAGAGAATGCTATGCTCTTTTTGCATTAGCTGATCATCTCATAAATGTAGAACTTTCCAATGCAGTGAAAGAGGGCTCCCCTAATACTGAACAAAGACatgatattttcattatgGCAAGATTCGATTCATTGCCACATGCAACTCACTATGCAACAATTCTCAGCTCAAAATCAGATTTATTTGGACCAAATTTTCCCTTTAgatcttcaattgaaatGATAGATGAAACAACGGGAAAACAATTACCATTCCAAAACGTTATTCAGAATCAACAAAATTATAGGTTGAGTGGATCAAACAGTACTTCCATTGCTAATTCTACACTTCATTCATCTCCAGTATCTGCCTCAACTGGGAAAGGTAGACCAAGTCTATTACAACAAAGATCaagattttcttttagTGATCCCTTTTCTAATAATGTCAACAACCAACCACAGCAACAAATCAATGGAAATATACCTCAGTTTGGACAACCACAACAGCAACCACAGCAGCAACCACAACAAAACTTACCTAATCAATCGAATGGTTCTCAAATCGAGATTAATAACAGTACGCTACCTACAACTAGTAACTCATTCCTATTGATGGACAATGgagaaataaatgataatataTGGGGATCAAATGGAATAAATTCAACTAATAATGCATTTTCAGCCACCCCTCAACCACAGACACCAACCGTGGATTGGAATTCTTCTATGAGGAAaccaaattcatcatttttcattccaaACTCAAATTCTTTGCCACCAATGGAATTGCCACAAATGCATCCTACTAACGTGAGGCATCTTGACTCAACTACCATTACAATGAATTCCTCTACACCTATTCAACCTTATGGAATGATGAACCAAATGTTACCACCTTcacaaccacaaccacAACCAAATATGGATAATCCAATTAATTCTCAAAATCCACTACGAACATTTGGTCAAATTCAATCTTCAAACTTACCCCAAAATCAACAACCTCAACAAATGGTTCTTCCACCTGGACAACAGAATTTATTTTCGGACTCAATGAATGGGTCCAATAGAAATTTATCGACTGAAACACAGACGTTGAATAAGAAACCATCAGCATCATCAATCAGTGCGACAAGTTCTACAGCTATGTCTCAGGCAGACCTTTCCCTATTAGCTAAAGTCCCGCCCCCTGCAAACCCTGCTGACCAAAATCCACCTTGTAATACCTTATATGTTGGTAATCTCCCGCCCGATGCTACAGAACAAGAATTGAGACAATTATTTTCAAGTCAAGAAGGTTTTAGAAGACTTTCATTTAGAAACAAGAATACAAATGGTCATGGACATGGACCTATGTGTTTTGTTGagtttgaagatattaGCTTTGCCACTCGTGCACTTGCTGAATTATATGGTAGTCAACTGCCAAGACCAAGTCTAAGTAGCAAAGGTGGTATCAGATTAAGTTTTTCCAAGAATCCACTTGGAGTAAGAGGATCAAACAACAGGAAAGGAACT